The following are from one region of the Nicotiana tabacum cultivar K326 chromosome 3, ASM71507v2, whole genome shotgun sequence genome:
- the LOC142177578 gene encoding uncharacterized protein LOC142177578 encodes MRMALLVKNKLGFIEGTCLKSSYKGELSSIIYASNAKTIWKEFKERFDKSNLTRSYFLWIQIGSLKQVGLNESYSQVRSQILLKTPVLTVNQAYALVIEEESHRELSALEITRELLTMMARQNQGYKAKKIGIGLYNGKVMGIGRENCGLYILKWRDNPVAALVTKDTDECSLWHIRLGHPSIMAMNHIFALKNKVVDSLQHNCEVCPLAKQSRLKFPLSGSKIECIFQLIHLDVWGSHKLPTYYRKHYFLTIMDAFSRYTWVCLLQSKCEVVTVLKDFLIMVKTQFDMNVKVLRSDNGREFFNSSFNELLASLGIVHQSSCPYTPQVVERKHIHILEVARALQFQSYVPSKFWGDSIKTIIYLINMWPTPILQGKSPYEVLYNKTPVIDHLKVFGCLCFSSNLPNGDKFAKRARKLVLIVTKNTNTPITNVQHLDHKDQNIETTEVEHDKQDTYTDLVPNTESEINVTPDNSIPVIRSDQEPRKTTTTSKPPVWLKDYQTTQKFSSQCLYLLTDTLTYANLTAGYHTYLQVFSAEVKPTTFQQASTDSRWVTTMQQEIQALENNHIWEIVDLPAGKQAISSKWVYKIKYKANGEV; translated from the exons ATGCGGATGGCACTTTTGGTGAAGAACAAGCTAGGTTTCATAGAAGGAACTTGCTTGAAAAGCTCTTACAAAGGAGAATTG TCGAGCATCATTTATGCTTCAAATGCAAAAACAatatggaaggaattcaaggagagGTTTGATAAATCTAATCTCACTCGTTCTTACTTTTTATGGATACAAATTGGATCATTAAAGCAAG TTGGGCTTAATGAAAGCTATAGTCAGGTGAGAAGTCAGATATTGCTTAAGACGCCAGTATTGACTGTAAATCAGGCCTATGCTTTGGTCATTGAAGAAGAAAGCCATCGTGAACTAAGTGCGCTTGAGATAACTAGGGAACTTTTAACTATGATGGCACGACAAAATCAAGGATATAAGGCTAAGAAGATTGGGATT GGCCTTTACAATGGGAAGGTGATGGGGATTGGTAGAGAGAATTGTGGACTTTATATTCTGAAATGGAGAGACAATCCAGTAGCAGCATTGGTCACCAAGGATACTGATGAGTGTAGTCTTTGGCATATAAGATTGGGACATCCATCAATAATGGCAATGAATCATATATTTGCCTTAAAAAATAAAGTAGTGGATAGTTTACAGCATAACTGTGAAGTATGTCCTTTAGCTAAGCAAAGTAGATTGAAATTTCCTCTCAGTGGCAGTAAGATTGAGTGTATTTTTCAGCTTATTCATCTTGATGTTTGGGGTTCTCACAAGCTTCCTACATATTATAGGAAACATTATTTTCTTACAATTATGGATGCCTTTAGTAGATATACCTGGGTGTGCTTGTTGCAGTCTAAATGTGAAGTTGTAACAGTGTTGAAAGACTTTCTTATAATGGTAAAGACTCAGTTTGACATGAATGTGAAAGTGCTAAGATCTGATAATGGAAGAGAGTTTTTTAATTCCAGTTTTAATGAATTATTAGCATCCTTAGGCATTGTGCATCAAAGCAGTTGTCCATATACACCTCAGGTGGTGGAAAGAAAGCACATACATATACTTGAAGTGGCTAGAGCATTGCAATTTCAGAGTTATGTTCCTAGTAAATTTTGGGGAGATAGCATCAAGACAATTATTTACCTCATCAACATGTGGCCTACACCCATACTGCAAGGAAAATCTCCTTATGAAGTTTTGTATAATAAAACACCTGTTATTGATCATTTAAAGGTGTTTGGATGCTTATGTTTCTCTAGCAACCTACCAAACGGAGACAAGTTTGCAAAGAGAGCAAGAAAATTAGTCCTCATAG TCACAAAGAACaccaatacacctattacaaatgTCCAACACCTTGATCACAAAGATCAAAACATAGAAACAACAGAGGTTGAGCATGATAAGCAAGATACCTACACTGACTTAGTTCCAAACACTGAGTCAGAGATAAATGTTACTCCAGACAATAGCATACCTGTGATTAGAAGTGATCAAGAGCCTAGGAAGACTACTACGACATCTAAACCTCCAGTTTGGTTGAAAGACTACCAAACTACTCAGAAGTTCTCTAGCCAATGCTTATATCTATTAACTGACACCCTTACTTATGCTAATCTCACAGCAGGTTATCATACATACTTGCAGGTTTTTTCAGCTGAAGTTAAACCTACTACTTTTCAGCAGGCTTCCACTGATAGCAGATGGGTTACAACTATGCAACAGGAGATCCAAGCTCTTGAAAATAATCATATTTGGGAGATAGTGGACTTACCAGCAGGGAAGCAAGCTATTAGTTCCAAGTGGGTATACAAGATCAAATACAAGGCTAATGGAGAGGTATAA